The genomic DNA AGTCCCGCTCGATCTCCGTACGTTCGCGGAAGCGCAGTGTCGACTCCGAGGTCAGTACGTCCCCGTCCGCAGCGAACACGTGCGTACCCCGGAAACTCACCAGCGGCAGGCTCACATCCGTCAGCTCGGCCCAGGTCTCGACATGGCCGACGCCCGGGATGTCCGTCATGCGGTACGTGGTCTCGCGCGTCCACTCCGCCCACTCCTCCCACACGCGCTGCGCCGGATCGCGCGTCTCGAAGACAAGCAGCCCGCCGGGCCGCAGCGCCTCGTACGCGCCGCGCAGCGTCGTACGCCACGCCTGCGGATCGGCGATCGCCTGAGCGACGTTCCCGGTCATCGTCACCAGGTCGATCTGCATGGGCGGCAGGTCCCCCGCGTCGCCGTCAAGCCAGCGCACCCGCTCCGCGCCCGGCTTGCCACGCGCGACGTCGACGGACGCCCGCGCGG from Streptomyces sp. NBC_01707 includes the following:
- a CDS encoding class I SAM-dependent methyltransferase; the protein is MVDATFGHPRLAAIYDPLDRDRSDLDAYLAMAEEFGARSVLDIGCGTGVFALLLAERGITVTGIDPARASVDVARGKPGAERVRWLDGDAGDLPPMQIDLVTMTGNVAQAIADPQAWRTTLRGAYEALRPGGLLVFETRDPAQRVWEEWAEWTRETTYRMTDIPGVGHVETWAELTDVSLPLVSFRGTHVFAADGDVLTSESTLRFRERTEIERDLHEHGFVVEDVRDAPDRPGREFVFVARRGTAEPVPPGMP